The following proteins are co-located in the Vigna angularis cultivar LongXiaoDou No.4 chromosome 2, ASM1680809v1, whole genome shotgun sequence genome:
- the LOC108328224 gene encoding uncharacterized protein C106.07c: MAGGRFRELMKKYGKVALGVHLSVSTVSIASLYVAIKNNVDVEAILEKFHMGAVSDQKNSNPTDVDASQPPKNRTAQLAASAGGAFTLAILCNKALFPVRVPITVALTPPIARFLARRNIVKSGV; encoded by the coding sequence ATGGCTGGTGGTCGATTCCGCGAACTGATGAAGAAATATGGCAAAGTGGCTCTCGGCGTTCACCTGAGCGTTTCCACAGTTTCCATTGCCAGTCTATACGTCGCCATAAAGAACAACGTCGACGTCGAAGCCATCCTCGAGAAGTTCCACATGGGTGCCGTCTCCGACCAGAAAAACTCTAACCCTACCGACGTAGACGCCTCTCAACCTCCTAAGAACCGGACGGCGCAGCTCGCCGCCTCCGCTGGCGGAGCCTTCACGCTTGCGATCCTCTGCAACAAGGCGCTGTTCCCCGTGCGCGTTCCCATCACCGTCGCGCTCACTCCCCCAATCGCAAGGTTCCTGGCGCGGAGGAACATCGTCAAGAGCGGTGTGTGA
- the LOC108328090 gene encoding uncharacterized protein LOC108328090, which produces MIVCVAVVGHQNNPLYIQSFTEADDALKLHHIVHCSLDVVDERVNNPKRSGPMLNETFLGLLYPIENYKVYGYLTNTKVKFILVTTDLDVKDADVRNFFRRFHAAYVDAVSNPFHVPGKKITSKTFAERVSTIVKSFGFSSAG; this is translated from the exons ATGATCGTCTGCGTTGCCGTCGTCGGTCACCAG AACAATCCGCTATACATACAGAGTTTCACCGAGGCCGATGATGCTCTCAAGCTCCACCACATCGTCCATTGCTCGCTGGATGTGGTCGACGAGCGAG TGAACAATCCTAAAAGGTCTGGGCCTATGCTCAATGAGACGTTTCTTGGACTGCTTTATCCCATCGAGAATTACAAAGT CTATGGATATCTAACTAATACGAAGGTGAAGTTTATATTGGTGACCACTGATCTGGATGTTAAAGATGCGGATGTAAGAAAT TTTTTTAGGAGGTTCCATGCGGCATATGTAGATGCAGTTTCAAACCCATTCCATGTGCCAGGCAAAAAGATAACCTCCAAAACATTTGCAGAAAGAGTGAGCACAATTGTCAAGTCATTTGGCTTCAGTTCTGCTGGATGA